In the Deltaproteobacteria bacterium genome, one interval contains:
- a CDS encoding lysophospholipid acyltransferase family protein, with translation MKKSATAEIILKFFGAIPRKLRIGFFAGMFRLFYHLSPKQRLITIHNLTCAFPEKNMAEIITIAKGVYRTMGIVAAEFFDIPSLTKDNIADLVEVEGLEYCTKALEKNRGILMLGAHFGNWELAAVAFSLVLKPAVITYRPLDSPALDNLVLWVRSSSGNILIDKKRAMRKMLRSLAHNEIVATMIDQNMAWQEGIFVDFFGRPACTTTGLALITLHTEAPVIPAYLIRLANGKYRLVIKEEIPVIRTGNEDKDILINTQNFTKVVEDVVREYPDQWFWMHQRWKTKPWQVTKTVEKTGITSE, from the coding sequence ATGAAAAAATCAGCGACGGCAGAGATCATTCTTAAATTTTTTGGCGCCATTCCCCGAAAGCTGAGAATAGGCTTCTTTGCAGGGATGTTTCGCCTTTTTTACCATCTATCCCCGAAGCAAAGACTGATTACGATTCACAACCTTACGTGTGCCTTTCCGGAAAAAAACATGGCGGAAATAATTACCATAGCCAAGGGTGTATACAGGACTATGGGCATTGTGGCGGCAGAATTCTTTGACATTCCGTCCCTGACCAAAGACAATATTGCCGATCTGGTTGAGGTTGAAGGACTCGAATACTGCACAAAGGCCCTGGAAAAGAACAGGGGGATTCTCATGCTTGGCGCCCACTTCGGCAACTGGGAACTTGCTGCGGTAGCGTTTTCACTGGTGCTAAAACCTGCAGTTATTACCTATCGTCCCCTGGACAGTCCCGCTCTTGATAATCTGGTATTATGGGTAAGATCATCCAGCGGTAACATCCTTATAGATAAGAAACGCGCCATGAGAAAAATGCTCAGGAGTCTTGCACATAACGAGATTGTTGCAACCATGATCGACCAGAACATGGCCTGGCAGGAAGGGATATTCGTAGATTTTTTCGGCAGGCCTGCCTGCACTACCACCGGATTGGCGCTTATTACCCTGCATACAGAAGCACCGGTTATCCCGGCCTATCTGATCAGGCTGGCAAACGGCAAGTACCGGTTGGTCATCAAAGAGGAAATACCGGTCATCCGTACAGGCAATGAAGACAAAGACATACTGATCAATACCCAGAATTTCACGAAGGTCGTCGAAGATGTAGTTAGGGAGTACCCCGACCAATGGTTCTGGATGCACCAGAGATGGAAGACCAAACCGTGGCAAGTAACAAAGACTGTAGAGAAA